Proteins co-encoded in one Bos taurus isolate L1 Dominette 01449 registration number 42190680 breed Hereford chromosome X, ARS-UCD2.0, whole genome shotgun sequence genomic window:
- the PWWP4 gene encoding PWWP domain-containing DNA repair factor 4, with the protein MDTRYVLCVWKGRFWPAKVLSRPSVSPQQKRKRALSLEVQILSIDEKIRVKKTKIKTLKESMIESISTSLAAQPEPIAPEEEEMAYICAITMAWDVLNKNGNFTPARVAGDPESKMQSPRRLQKQHCRRCQKPKRGLRRSVRKSKSSKSPVVPSEREDGPYGDKPQVCTPIAPIPTEMQTESSQSSGVHPSFLSLSEDDREKEGKEKQDASKVMSLPCTVKEVGVDVRGERVLPSLTPGFILTVPKAPEEGVHNTCPKSLAVSPERATSSVNVDPEEGTCNSGSEGAEASSNASNLGLRYSLCLANRKRKLQAPGCEEEQQESQPSAGSKAIKPTSAIKKGGGKEVGQLTSMACPEELCPIERGMLVWFKFQNHPFWPAVVKSVSPTEQTARVLLIEANMHCEKSGIQVPLRRLKHLDYNGKEKLMKRASKVYGASVNWCFSLISSYREGLVRGSFVGSFLDYYAADISYPMRKAIQEGDLQMDFPKVNYSDLEDSEEETPVAAKRHCKRILPDRMRAAWDRANEKLVDFIVNRKGADPHLLDIVKGRKESKWLESFLHSERYVICVETYLEDDDQLDAVVRHLQEIYKHIDKKALALTRDDPVSFLLEVLLPEAIICSIATMDGLDYKEAEAKYRQGPPVRYREKELFDKKILKKIKKRSAERYKAKLSPCAQQGIGQASRPHH; encoded by the coding sequence ATGGACACCAGGTATGTCCTATGCGTTTGGAAAGGCCGCTTTTGGCCAGCCAAGGTCTTGTCCAGACCCAGCGTCTCACcacaacagaagagaaaaagggcCCTTTCTCTGGAAGTTCAGATACTCTCAATAGATGAAAAAATCagagtgaaaaaaacaaagataaagacCCTAAAGGAGTCCATGATTGAATCCATCTCCACCTCACTAGCGGCCCAGCCGGAGCCCATCGCCccagaagaagaggaaatggccTACATATGCGCTATTACAATGGCCTGGGACGTTCTGAATAAGAATGGAAATTTCACTCCAGCAAGAGTCGCGGGTGATCCAGAGTCCAAGATGCAGTCTCCAAGGAGGCTGCAAAAGCAACATTGTAGAAGGTGTCAGAAGCCCAAGCGGGGCCTACGAAGGAGTGTGAGGAAAAGCAAAAGCTCCAAATCACCCGTGGTACCTTCAGAGAGGGAGGATGGCCCATATGGGGACAAGCCACAGGTGTGCACACCCATCGCCCCGATCCCAACCGAAATGCAAACAGAGTCATCTCAGAGCTCCGGGGTGCACCCAAGCTTCCTGTCACTTTCAGAAGATGACCGTGAGAAAGAGGGCAAGGAAAAGCAGGACGCCTCAAAAGTTATGTCCTTGCCCTGTACAGTGAAGGAGGTGGGTGTAGATGTTAGAGGTGAACGTGTGCTTCCATCACTTACACCGGGTTTCATCCTCACTGTGCCCAAGGCTCCAGAAGAGGGGGTGCACAACACCTGCCCAAAGTCCCTGGCTGTGTCCCCTGAACGTGCTACCTCCTCGGTGAATGTTGACCCTGAAGAGGGCACCTGCAACTCAGGCTCGGAAGGTGCAGAGGCATCCTCCAATGCCTCTAACCTGGGCCTGCGTTATTCACTCTGCCtagcaaacagaaaaaggaagctGCAGGCCCCAGGGTGTGAGGAAGAGCAGCAAGAATCTCAACCCTCAGCTGGCTCAAAGGCTATTAAGCCCACCAGTGCCATCAAGAAAGGCGGGGGCAAGGAAGTGGGACAGCTGACAAGCATGGCGTGCCCAGAGGAGCTGTGTCCCATTGAGAGAGGAATGCTGGTCTGGTTTAAGTTTCAGAATCACCCATTTTGGCCAGCCGTGGTCAAGAGTGTCAGCCCAACCGAGCAGACCGCAAGGGTGCTTTTGATTGAGGCCAACATGCACTGTGAGAAGAGCGGCATTCAAGTTCCTCTTCGAAGGTTGAAGCATCTGGATTATAATGGCAAAGAAAAGCTAATGAAGAGAGCCAGCAAAGTATACGGGGCAAGTGTGAACTGGTGTTTCTCACTGATTTCCAGCTACAGAGAAGGGCTTGTTCGCGGGTCTTTTGTGGGCTCTTTCCTGGACTATTATGCTGCTGACATCAGTTACCCCATGAGGAAAGCCATCCAAGAAGGTGATCTGCAGATGGATTTCCCCAAGGTGAATTATTCCGACCTGGAAGATTCTGAGGAGGAGACCCCTGTGGCTGCAAAGAGGCACTGCAAGAGAATCCTCCCTGACCGGATGAGGGCTGCTTGGGACCGAGCCAATGAGAAGCTGGTAGACTTCATCGTGAACAGAAAGGGGGCCGACCCACATCTTCTGGACATCGTCAAAGGCAGGAAAGAATCCAAGTGGCTTGAATCATTTCTGCATTCAGAGAGGTATGTGATCTGCGTTGAAACATACCTGGAGGATGACGATCAGCTAGATGCCGTGGTAAGACATTTACAAGAAATCTACAAACACATAGACAAGAAAGCGCTGGCTCTGACAAGAGATGACCCAGTGAGCTTCCTTCTGGAAGTTCTTCTGCCAGAAGCAATCATTTGTTCAATTGCTACAATGGATGGATTGGACTACAAGGAGGCAGAAGCAAAGTACCGGCAAGGGCCACCTGTGCGTTACCGGGAAAAAGAACTATTTGATAAGAAaatcttgaagaaaataaaaaagagatcaGCTGAGAGGTACAAGGCTAAACTCTCCCCCTGTGCCCAACAGGGCATCGGGCAGGCTTCTCGGCCACACCATTAG